One window of Microbacterium sp. Root61 genomic DNA carries:
- the metK gene encoding methionine adenosyltransferase: MTELRLFTSESVTEGHPDKICDQISDSILDAILTDDPVGRVAVETLVTTGLVHVAGEVSTSAYVEIPAIVRDVVNRIGYTSSETGFDGDSCGVSVSIGAQSSDIAAGVNKAFERREDGSIDPRDLQGAGDQGIMFGYATTETPQLMPMASWTAHRMAERLAEVRKSGQLAFLRPDGKTQVTLGYDGNVPKTVESVVLSTQHHPDISQTELRALVRAEIIDPVLATTGLDFPDVKYYINPAGPFVTGGPKGDAGLTGRKIIIDTYGGAARHGGGAFSGKDPSKVDRSAAYAMRWVAKNAVAAGLADRLEVQVAYAIGKAKPVGVYVESFGTGHVDDDVIQRAIRSVFDLRPKAIIDNLDLLRPIYAQTASYGHFGRELPDFTWERLDRVEELRAAAGL; the protein is encoded by the coding sequence ATGACCGAGCTGCGTCTGTTCACGTCCGAGTCCGTCACCGAGGGACACCCCGACAAGATCTGCGACCAGATCTCGGACAGCATCCTCGATGCGATCCTCACCGACGACCCCGTCGGTCGCGTCGCCGTCGAGACTCTCGTGACGACCGGCCTCGTGCACGTGGCGGGCGAGGTCTCCACGAGCGCCTACGTCGAGATCCCCGCGATCGTCCGCGACGTCGTGAACCGCATCGGCTACACGTCCAGTGAGACCGGCTTCGACGGCGACTCGTGCGGAGTGAGCGTGTCGATCGGCGCGCAGTCCTCCGACATCGCCGCCGGCGTCAACAAGGCGTTCGAGCGCCGCGAGGACGGCTCGATCGACCCCCGCGACCTTCAGGGCGCCGGCGACCAGGGCATCATGTTCGGGTACGCCACCACCGAGACCCCGCAGCTCATGCCGATGGCGAGCTGGACCGCGCACCGCATGGCCGAGCGCCTCGCCGAGGTGCGCAAGTCGGGTCAGCTCGCGTTCCTTCGGCCCGACGGCAAGACCCAGGTGACGCTCGGCTACGACGGCAACGTGCCCAAGACGGTCGAATCCGTCGTGCTGTCCACGCAGCACCACCCCGACATCTCCCAGACCGAGCTGCGCGCCCTCGTGCGGGCCGAGATCATCGATCCGGTGCTCGCCACGACCGGCCTGGACTTCCCCGACGTGAAGTACTACATCAACCCGGCCGGCCCGTTCGTCACGGGTGGGCCGAAGGGCGATGCCGGTCTGACCGGCCGCAAGATCATCATCGACACGTACGGCGGAGCCGCACGTCACGGTGGTGGTGCGTTCAGCGGCAAGGACCCGTCGAAGGTCGACCGCTCCGCCGCGTACGCGATGCGCTGGGTCGCCAAGAACGCGGTCGCAGCCGGACTCGCCGACCGCCTCGAGGTGCAGGTCGCGTACGCGATCGGCAAGGCCAAGCCGGTCGGCGTGTACGTCGAGTCGTTCGGAACGGGACACGTGGATGACGACGTCATCCAGCGCGCCATCCGCTCCGTCTTCGATCTGCGCCCCAAGGCGATCATCGACAACCTCGACCTGCTCCGCCCGATCTACGCGCAGACGGCGTCCTACGGTCACTTCGGCCGTGAGTTGCCGGACTTCACGTGGGAGCGTCTGGACCGCGTCGAAGAGCTCCGCGCCGCTGCCGGACTCTGA
- the rpe gene encoding ribulose-phosphate 3-epimerase, producing the protein MTLSDAFRPASDIRINPSILAADFVNMQADLARIGTADFAHVDVMDNHFVPNLTFGLQMVERVQATSPVPLDVHLMIDDPARWAPGYAELGAASVTFHLEAATEPVALARALRAIGARAGVAVKPGTPVESLFDVLDEFDQILVMTVEPGFGGQSFMPETMPKLALLSAEARRRGSAVWLQVDGGISESTIAQAAEAGADTFVAGSAVFGAHDPDAAIAALRSTAQQHAH; encoded by the coding sequence GTGACCCTCAGCGACGCGTTCCGCCCCGCATCCGACATCCGCATCAACCCGAGCATCCTCGCCGCCGACTTCGTCAACATGCAGGCGGACCTCGCGCGGATCGGCACGGCCGACTTCGCGCACGTCGATGTGATGGACAACCATTTCGTGCCCAACCTGACGTTCGGCCTGCAGATGGTCGAACGGGTGCAGGCGACCAGCCCGGTGCCGCTCGATGTCCACCTCATGATCGATGACCCCGCACGTTGGGCACCGGGCTACGCCGAGCTGGGCGCGGCATCGGTCACCTTCCATCTCGAGGCGGCCACCGAACCGGTCGCCCTGGCCCGCGCCCTGCGCGCCATCGGAGCCCGCGCCGGCGTCGCGGTGAAGCCGGGCACCCCGGTCGAGTCGCTGTTCGACGTGCTCGACGAGTTCGACCAGATCCTCGTGATGACCGTGGAACCGGGCTTCGGCGGGCAGTCGTTCATGCCCGAGACCATGCCGAAGCTCGCACTGCTGTCCGCCGAAGCGCGGCGGCGCGGCTCGGCCGTGTGGCTGCAGGTGGACGGCGGAATCAGCGAGTCCACCATCGCGCAGGCCGCCGAAGCCGGTGCCGACACCTTCGTCGCCGGGTCCGCCGTGTTCGGCGCCCACGACCCGGACGCGGCCATTGCGGCCCTGCGTTCGACCGCTCAGCAGCACGCGCACTGA
- a CDS encoding phosphoribosyl-ATP diphosphatase, with the protein MKTFDGLFAELTAKAVERPEGSGTIAELDAGVHTIGKKIVEEAAEVWMAAEYESTDAAAEEISQLLYHLQVMMLAKGLTLEDVYRHL; encoded by the coding sequence GTGAAGACGTTCGACGGATTGTTCGCCGAGCTCACCGCCAAGGCGGTCGAGCGGCCCGAGGGTTCGGGCACCATCGCCGAACTCGACGCAGGGGTCCACACGATCGGCAAGAAGATCGTCGAGGAAGCCGCCGAAGTCTGGATGGCCGCCGAGTACGAGTCGACGGATGCCGCGGCCGAGGAGATCTCGCAGCTGTTGTACCACCTGCAGGTGATGATGCTCGCCAAGGGCCTGACGCTCGAAGACGTCTACCGACATCTGTGA
- a CDS encoding Trp biosynthesis-associated membrane protein, with protein sequence MSSLTARARLVAVVATVATGALGVISSTQTWLNVTLAEAPDQALPIPGAAAVPVLTALSLAVLALGAALSIVGPVLRWVFGAMTVTIAATLGVLTAQVAFAHPVSAVASTVTAATGIAGVEAVGGLIATITATAWPYVTLVGWLVLLAAGIFTLFTARSWRSSGRRYQTDADTTSAAASRPRDAIDSWDDLSRGDDPTS encoded by the coding sequence ATGAGTTCCCTCACTGCCCGGGCGCGCCTGGTCGCCGTCGTCGCGACGGTCGCCACGGGTGCGCTGGGCGTGATCTCGTCCACGCAGACCTGGTTGAACGTCACGCTCGCCGAGGCGCCGGACCAGGCGCTCCCGATCCCGGGTGCGGCAGCGGTGCCGGTATTGACCGCGCTGAGCCTCGCCGTGCTCGCGCTCGGCGCCGCACTGTCCATCGTCGGACCTGTACTGCGCTGGGTCTTCGGCGCGATGACGGTCACCATCGCGGCCACGCTCGGCGTGCTCACCGCGCAGGTCGCCTTCGCCCATCCTGTCTCCGCCGTGGCGTCCACCGTGACGGCGGCGACCGGCATCGCCGGTGTGGAGGCGGTCGGCGGCCTCATCGCGACCATCACCGCGACGGCCTGGCCGTATGTCACCCTCGTCGGCTGGCTCGTTCTGCTGGCCGCGGGCATCTTCACCCTCTTCACCGCGCGGTCGTGGCGCAGCAGCGGTCGCCGCTACCAGACCGACGCGGACACCACGTCGGCAGCGGCATCCCGCCCCCGCGACGCGATCGATTCGTGGGACGACCTGTCGCGCGGCGACGACCCCACGAGCTGA
- the gmk gene encoding guanylate kinase, whose product MPDRQTPPEVDRVAASRRAVAARRERAALKRDVTMRVITPQELLRRALADPAAPAGAMRVTEFLTSIPAIGEGKRDRILAELGISPVKRLGGLGARQRRALERFLDDRFPEQEPRGGRSSLVVLAGPTAVGKGTVATYIKEHHPEILLSVSATTRAPRPGEVDGEHYYFVDDAEFDRMIAGGELLEYATVHNKFRYGTPRGPIMKALEQGRTVLLEIDLQGARQVRAAEPSATLVFLLPPSWDELVQRLVGRGTEGPEERARRLRTAKVELAAQNEFDYRVVNDNVASAAQEVVELAQAPARPLSRA is encoded by the coding sequence ATGCCTGACCGCCAGACTCCTCCCGAGGTCGACCGGGTCGCCGCCTCGCGCCGCGCCGTCGCCGCACGTCGCGAGCGGGCCGCGCTCAAGCGCGATGTCACCATGCGCGTGATCACGCCGCAGGAGCTGCTCCGCCGCGCGCTGGCAGATCCCGCCGCGCCCGCCGGCGCCATGCGGGTGACCGAATTCCTCACGAGCATCCCCGCCATCGGCGAGGGCAAACGCGACCGCATCCTCGCGGAGCTGGGCATCTCGCCCGTGAAGCGTCTCGGCGGCCTCGGCGCACGCCAGCGTCGCGCGCTGGAACGGTTCCTGGATGACCGGTTCCCGGAGCAGGAGCCGCGCGGCGGACGCAGCAGCCTCGTGGTGCTGGCCGGGCCCACCGCGGTCGGCAAGGGCACCGTCGCGACGTATATCAAGGAGCACCACCCGGAGATCCTGCTGTCGGTCTCGGCGACGACGCGCGCGCCGCGACCCGGCGAGGTCGACGGTGAGCACTACTACTTCGTGGACGACGCCGAGTTCGATCGGATGATCGCAGGCGGCGAGCTGCTGGAGTACGCCACGGTGCACAACAAGTTCCGCTACGGCACGCCGCGCGGGCCGATCATGAAGGCTCTCGAGCAGGGGCGCACCGTACTGCTGGAGATCGATCTGCAGGGTGCCCGCCAGGTGCGCGCCGCCGAACCGTCCGCCACACTCGTCTTCCTGCTCCCGCCCAGCTGGGACGAATTGGTGCAGCGCCTGGTCGGTCGTGGCACCGAAGGACCCGAGGAGCGCGCCCGCCGGTTGCGCACCGCGAAGGTCGAATTGGCGGCGCAGAACGAGTTCGACTACCGCGTTGTGAACGACAACGTCGCCTCGGCCGCTCAAGAGGTCGTAGAATTGGCTCAGGCGCCTGCGCGTCCGCTTTCGCGCGCCTGA
- the rpoZ gene encoding DNA-directed RNA polymerase subunit omega, with protein MAGTNQGIIDPPIDSLLEKVDSKYQLVIYASKRARQINDYYSDLHEGNLFDNVGPLVDSTVEDKPLTIALHEIHEDKLRLRRAE; from the coding sequence GTGGCCGGAACGAACCAGGGCATCATTGATCCCCCCATCGACTCGCTTCTCGAGAAGGTCGATTCCAAGTACCAGCTCGTCATCTACGCGTCCAAGCGGGCCCGTCAGATCAACGACTATTACTCCGACCTGCACGAGGGCAACCTCTTCGACAACGTCGGCCCGCTGGTCGACTCGACCGTCGAGGACAAGCCGCTGACCATCGCGCTGCACGAGATCCACGAGGACAAGCTCCGCCTGCGTCGCGCAGAGTAG
- the trpC gene encoding indole-3-glycerol phosphate synthase TrpC — MLADLTAGAVEDAETRASERPLEVVEKLALAQAPARDAWAALAPSDRVKIIAEVKRASPSRGDLATIPDPALQARLYEQGGASAISVLTEGRKFKGSLADLEAVRAGVSLPVLRKDFIATPYQVLEARAAGADLVLLIVAALEQPLLAELHALVRELGMTPLVETHSAEEVARAADIGATLIGVNARNLSTFELDRDLFGRVADLIPAGAIKVAESAVLTPADVTHYREAGADVVLIGEALVTGDPVATLRSFLGEAS; from the coding sequence ATGCTCGCCGACCTCACGGCCGGCGCGGTAGAGGACGCAGAGACACGCGCCTCCGAACGACCCCTCGAGGTCGTCGAGAAGCTCGCACTCGCCCAGGCGCCCGCGCGTGATGCGTGGGCCGCTCTGGCACCCTCGGACCGCGTCAAGATCATCGCCGAGGTCAAGCGGGCCAGCCCCTCGCGCGGCGACCTCGCCACCATTCCCGATCCCGCTCTGCAGGCCCGCCTGTACGAGCAGGGGGGCGCCTCGGCGATCTCGGTGCTCACCGAGGGCCGGAAGTTCAAGGGAAGCCTGGCCGACCTCGAAGCCGTCCGCGCCGGCGTGAGTCTGCCCGTGCTGCGCAAGGACTTCATCGCCACGCCGTACCAGGTGCTCGAAGCCCGCGCGGCCGGAGCCGACCTCGTGCTGCTCATCGTGGCGGCGCTCGAGCAGCCGCTGCTCGCCGAGCTGCACGCGCTGGTGCGCGAGCTGGGCATGACGCCGCTCGTCGAGACCCACTCGGCCGAAGAAGTGGCGCGTGCCGCCGACATCGGCGCGACGCTCATCGGTGTCAACGCCCGCAACCTGTCGACGTTCGAGCTCGATCGCGACCTGTTCGGCCGTGTGGCGGATCTGATCCCCGCCGGCGCCATCAAGGTCGCCGAATCGGCCGTGCTCACGCCCGCCGACGTGACGCACTATCGCGAAGCCGGTGCCGACGTCGTCCTCATCGGCGAGGCGCTGGTGACCGGCGACCCGGTCGCCACCCTGCGCTCATTCCTGGGAGAAGCATCATGA
- a CDS encoding DUF6704 family protein translates to MSNPIGDPGHGHSPAAWTAVIIMLVAFTIGTTAFFLDLPWLVWASAGLVIVGLLVGWGMAKAGYGVGGDKYIAKEH, encoded by the coding sequence ATGAGCAACCCCATCGGCGACCCCGGCCACGGTCACTCGCCGGCTGCCTGGACGGCCGTGATCATCATGCTCGTCGCGTTCACGATCGGCACGACGGCCTTCTTCCTCGACCTGCCCTGGCTCGTCTGGGCCTCTGCCGGTCTCGTGATCGTCGGTCTGCTGGTCGGTTGGGGCATGGCCAAGGCCGGTTACGGCGTCGGCGGCGACAAGTACATCGCGAAAGAGCACTGA
- the hisF gene encoding imidazole glycerol phosphate synthase subunit HisF produces the protein MSLARRVIPCLDVADGRVVKGVNFANLRDMGDPVELAREYFAQGADELTFLDVTATVDERATTYDVVRRTAEEVFIPLTVGGGVRSAEDVARLLGVGADKVGVNSAAIARPALIDDIADRFGAQVLVLSLDVKRSAATSSGFVVTTHGGRTETALDALAWAREAIERGAGELLVNSIDADGTKEGFDLELVSLMREVSSVPVIASGGAGRVEDFAPAIHAGADAVLAASVFHSRQLSIGDVKAAMAADGIEVRR, from the coding sequence ATGAGCCTCGCACGCCGCGTCATCCCGTGCCTCGACGTCGCCGACGGCCGCGTCGTGAAGGGTGTGAACTTCGCGAATCTGCGCGACATGGGCGATCCCGTCGAGCTGGCGCGCGAGTACTTCGCCCAGGGCGCCGACGAGCTGACCTTCCTGGATGTGACTGCCACCGTGGACGAGCGCGCCACGACCTATGACGTCGTGCGCCGCACTGCCGAGGAAGTCTTCATCCCGCTGACAGTGGGCGGGGGAGTGCGTTCCGCCGAGGACGTTGCCCGGCTGCTCGGAGTCGGCGCCGACAAGGTCGGTGTGAACTCCGCGGCGATCGCGCGCCCCGCACTCATCGACGACATCGCCGACCGCTTCGGGGCACAGGTGCTCGTGCTCTCGCTCGATGTGAAGCGCTCTGCCGCGACATCCTCGGGTTTCGTCGTCACCACCCACGGCGGGCGCACCGAAACCGCCCTGGACGCCCTCGCGTGGGCGCGCGAGGCCATCGAGCGCGGCGCCGGAGAGCTTCTGGTCAACTCGATCGACGCCGACGGCACCAAGGAGGGCTTCGACCTCGAGCTGGTGTCGCTGATGCGCGAGGTCTCCAGCGTGCCGGTGATCGCCTCCGGCGGCGCGGGACGGGTGGAGGACTTCGCTCCTGCCATCCACGCCGGTGCGGATGCCGTCCTGGCGGCGAGCGTGTTCCACTCCCGTCAGCTGTCGATCGGCGACGTGAAGGCGGCCATGGCCGCGGATGGCATCGAGGTGCGCAGATGA
- the hisG gene encoding ATP phosphoribosyltransferase, with the protein MLRIAVPNKGSLAETSHAMLAEAGYTGRRDPKDLHVIDPVNDVEFFYLRPKDIATYVGSGALDVGITGRDLLLDARMPGAREIEALGFGGSTFRFAGPPGKFTELKDLHGHRVATAYPGLVDAYLDEHGIAVDLVPLDGAVESAVELGVADAVADVVSTGTTLRQAGLEIFGPVLLESDAVLITGVQEPDGLDTLLRRLRGVLVARQYVLIDYDLPAELIDDAIAVAPGIESPTISPLRDPAWVAVRVMSPRQNVNLVMDALYAIGARAILVTEIHAARL; encoded by the coding sequence ATGCTGAGAATCGCCGTGCCCAACAAGGGCTCCCTGGCTGAGACGTCCCACGCCATGCTCGCCGAGGCGGGCTACACGGGGCGTCGCGACCCCAAAGACCTGCACGTCATCGACCCGGTCAACGACGTCGAGTTCTTCTACCTCCGCCCCAAGGACATCGCGACGTACGTCGGCTCCGGCGCTCTCGACGTGGGCATCACCGGACGCGACCTGCTGCTGGACGCGCGGATGCCGGGCGCCCGCGAGATCGAGGCCCTCGGGTTCGGCGGCTCCACGTTCCGCTTCGCGGGCCCTCCGGGGAAGTTCACCGAGCTGAAGGACCTGCACGGCCACCGCGTGGCCACCGCGTACCCCGGACTGGTGGACGCGTACCTGGACGAGCACGGCATCGCCGTGGACCTGGTGCCGCTGGACGGTGCGGTCGAATCGGCCGTCGAGCTGGGCGTGGCGGATGCCGTGGCCGACGTCGTCTCGACCGGTACGACGCTGCGACAGGCCGGACTCGAGATCTTCGGCCCCGTGCTGCTGGAGTCCGATGCCGTCCTGATCACGGGTGTGCAGGAGCCGGACGGGCTGGACACGCTGCTGCGCCGCCTGCGCGGCGTGCTCGTGGCCCGCCAGTACGTGCTCATCGACTACGACCTGCCGGCCGAGCTCATCGACGATGCGATCGCCGTGGCCCCGGGCATCGAGTCGCCGACCATCTCCCCGCTGCGCGATCCCGCCTGGGTCGCGGTCCGGGTGATGAGCCCGCGCCAGAACGTCAACCTGGTCATGGACGCGCTGTACGCGATCGGCGCCCGCGCGATCCTCGTGACCGAGATCCACGCAGCGAGACTCTGA
- the fmt gene encoding methionyl-tRNA formyltransferase produces MRLVFAGTPDAAVPSLRTLAASVHDIVGVVTRRDAPFGRRRELTPSPVARLADELGIPVIKTDRLDADATAAVRALEPDLGVIVAYGGLVREPLLSAPAHGWINLHFSLLPAWRGAAPVQRALIAGDEVTGASVFQLVPELDAGDLFAESTYPVPDGATAADVLSDLSFSGADLLLSVVDAIAAGTAVAVPQQGEPTFAAKLTAEDGRIRWEEDARTVLARVRGVTPEPGAHTSVDGARVKILEAAAAPQDAPVLAPGHLAFVDRRVLVGTSTAPVALLRVQPAGKGPMAAGDWWRGLRIENPVAS; encoded by the coding sequence ATGCGTCTCGTCTTCGCCGGCACCCCCGATGCCGCCGTCCCCTCACTCCGGACCCTCGCGGCATCCGTTCACGACATCGTCGGTGTCGTGACGCGCCGCGATGCGCCGTTCGGCCGCCGGCGCGAGCTGACGCCGTCGCCGGTGGCGCGCCTGGCCGACGAGCTCGGCATCCCCGTCATCAAGACCGACCGATTGGATGCGGACGCCACCGCCGCGGTGCGGGCGCTGGAGCCCGACCTCGGCGTCATCGTCGCCTACGGCGGACTGGTGCGGGAACCGCTGCTGTCGGCGCCGGCCCACGGCTGGATCAACCTGCACTTCTCGCTGCTGCCGGCTTGGCGCGGTGCCGCTCCGGTGCAGCGTGCCCTGATCGCCGGGGACGAGGTCACCGGCGCCAGCGTCTTCCAGCTCGTTCCCGAGTTGGATGCGGGCGACCTGTTCGCCGAATCCACCTACCCCGTCCCGGACGGCGCCACCGCGGCGGACGTGCTGAGCGACCTCTCCTTCTCCGGCGCCGACCTGCTCCTGAGCGTCGTCGACGCCATCGCGGCCGGCACTGCTGTCGCGGTGCCCCAGCAGGGCGAGCCGACCTTCGCCGCGAAGCTCACGGCCGAGGACGGTCGCATCCGCTGGGAGGAGGATGCCCGCACCGTGCTCGCGCGGGTGCGCGGCGTCACGCCCGAACCCGGCGCCCACACGAGCGTCGACGGTGCGCGGGTCAAGATCCTCGAGGCCGCAGCCGCCCCGCAGGACGCTCCCGTCCTCGCACCGGGCCATCTCGCCTTCGTCGACCGTCGCGTCCTGGTCGGCACATCCACGGCGCCTGTCGCGCTGCTACGAGTTCAACCCGCAGGCAAGGGGCCGATGGCGGCCGGTGACTGGTGGCGGGGTCTGCGCATCGAGAATCCGGTGGCTTCATGA
- the hisI gene encoding phosphoribosyl-AMP cyclohydrolase, giving the protein MTETVDERIARVAFNEHGLVAAIIQQWDTQEVLMLGWMDAEALRRTLTSGRVTFWSRSRQEYWRKGDTSGNIQLVRGARLDCDGDAILVQVDQVGPACHTGTRTCFDADDLAPVEGPQP; this is encoded by the coding sequence ATGACCGAGACGGTGGACGAACGGATCGCCCGGGTCGCATTCAACGAGCACGGACTCGTCGCGGCCATCATCCAGCAGTGGGACACGCAGGAGGTCCTCATGCTCGGATGGATGGATGCCGAGGCCCTGCGCCGCACGCTGACCAGCGGTCGCGTCACCTTCTGGTCGCGGTCGCGGCAGGAGTACTGGCGCAAGGGCGACACGTCCGGCAACATCCAGCTGGTGCGCGGTGCGCGGCTGGACTGCGACGGCGACGCCATCCTGGTGCAGGTGGATCAGGTCGGGCCGGCCTGCCACACCGGCACCCGCACATGCTTCGACGCCGACGACCTCGCTCCTGTGGAAGGGCCGCAGCCATGA
- a CDS encoding RsmB/NOP family class I SAM-dependent RNA methyltransferase gives MSVVQSSRRVAYDTLRAVHESDAYANLLLPRAIERAGLNTADAGLATELTYGTLRRQGTYDAIIAAAADRPVDEIDPPVLDALRLGVHQLLSTRVASHAAVNESVELARQAGSRGAAGFTNAVLRRVSRDTPGEWMTRIEESARSDDERLGLVTSHPVWIVRAFRRALAAEGRASELEALLEADNASPRVTMAALPGLAEVPEDARRTPYSPVGFRFPGGDPESMITSSEGRLRVQDEGSQLAALVLTRATPVIAGERWLDLCAGPGGKTAILGAEALLHGAQLEANEISPTRAGLVRRAIAGIPGTIPVSEEDGRVRAAESPDTYDRILVDAPCTGLGALRRRPEARWRKSPADVPELTELQRGLLAATIPALKRGGIVAYVTCSPHLAETAGVVADIRREYGDALEELDARAVLREIAGDSIDLPDPKEESGRAQLWPHRHGTDAMSITLLRRV, from the coding sequence ATGAGTGTCGTTCAATCCTCCCGTCGTGTCGCGTACGACACCCTCCGTGCGGTGCACGAGTCGGATGCGTACGCGAACCTGCTGCTCCCGCGCGCGATCGAACGCGCCGGGCTCAACACGGCCGACGCGGGTCTCGCCACCGAGCTGACCTACGGCACGCTGCGCCGTCAGGGCACCTACGACGCCATCATCGCCGCAGCCGCGGACCGGCCCGTGGATGAGATCGATCCGCCCGTCCTGGACGCGCTCCGCCTCGGCGTGCATCAGCTCCTGTCCACGCGCGTCGCCTCCCATGCGGCCGTGAACGAGTCCGTCGAGCTCGCTCGGCAGGCGGGCAGCCGTGGCGCCGCCGGCTTCACGAACGCGGTGCTGCGGCGCGTCTCGCGCGACACGCCGGGGGAGTGGATGACGCGCATCGAGGAGTCCGCGCGCTCCGACGACGAGCGGCTCGGCCTGGTCACCTCGCACCCGGTGTGGATCGTGCGGGCCTTCCGCCGTGCGCTGGCCGCCGAAGGGCGCGCCTCGGAGCTCGAAGCCCTGCTCGAGGCCGACAACGCTTCACCGCGGGTCACCATGGCGGCCCTGCCCGGCCTCGCCGAGGTGCCCGAAGACGCACGTCGCACGCCGTACTCGCCCGTGGGCTTCCGCTTCCCCGGGGGAGACCCGGAGTCGATGATCACCTCGTCCGAAGGCCGACTGCGTGTCCAGGACGAAGGGTCGCAGCTCGCCGCACTCGTACTCACCCGCGCCACGCCGGTCATCGCCGGTGAGCGCTGGCTCGATCTGTGTGCGGGCCCGGGCGGCAAGACCGCGATCCTGGGCGCGGAGGCGCTCCTGCACGGAGCACAGCTGGAGGCGAACGAGATCTCGCCCACCCGCGCCGGGCTCGTCCGCCGCGCGATCGCGGGCATCCCCGGGACGATCCCGGTGTCCGAGGAGGACGGGCGGGTGCGCGCGGCCGAATCGCCGGACACGTACGACCGCATCCTCGTGGACGCGCCCTGCACAGGCCTCGGTGCGCTGCGCCGCCGCCCGGAGGCGCGCTGGCGCAAGTCGCCGGCGGACGTACCCGAACTCACGGAGCTGCAGCGCGGACTGCTGGCGGCGACGATCCCGGCGCTCAAGCGCGGCGGCATCGTGGCCTACGTGACCTGCTCGCCGCACCTCGCGGAGACCGCGGGCGTGGTCGCCGACATCCGTCGTGAGTACGGCGACGCCCTCGAAGAGCTCGATGCCCGCGCCGTCCTGCGCGAGATCGCCGGCGACTCGATCGACCTGCCGGACCCCAAGGAGGAGTCCGGACGCGCCCAGCTGTGGCCGCACCGTCACGGGACCGACGCCATGTCGATCACGCTCCTGCGCCGCGTCTGA